From Solibacillus isronensis, the proteins below share one genomic window:
- a CDS encoding EcsC family protein — MAALTESNIGKVLEWTYEKVINGIPGTDSAYELADNFLNKHANVDAAINSLVNFQVTKCATSGFITGLGGVVTMPVTIPANLASVMYVQMRMIAAIAHMRGYDLKDDQVQTFVYACLTGQTVNEVVKGAGVRIGLKVGEAQIKRIPGEVIKNINRAVGFRLVTKFGQKGVLNLGKMVPLLGGVIGGSFDAVSTKTIAFAAKETFKSGAYNDGTIIIDM; from the coding sequence GTGGCGGCATTGACTGAAAGTAATATAGGTAAAGTATTAGAATGGACATACGAAAAAGTGATAAATGGAATTCCAGGTACAGATTCAGCATATGAATTGGCGGATAACTTTTTAAATAAACATGCAAATGTTGATGCAGCTATTAATAGCCTTGTGAATTTCCAAGTTACAAAATGTGCAACATCAGGTTTTATAACAGGACTAGGTGGGGTCGTGACTATGCCGGTAACTATTCCTGCAAATTTGGCATCCGTAATGTATGTTCAAATGAGAATGATCGCAGCGATAGCACATATGAGAGGGTACGATTTAAAGGATGATCAAGTTCAAACTTTTGTATATGCTTGCTTAACTGGCCAAACTGTAAATGAAGTGGTTAAAGGTGCTGGAGTAAGAATAGGCTTAAAAGTAGGGGAAGCACAAATCAAAAGAATTCCAGGTGAAGTAATCAAAAATATTAATCGAGCTGTGGGCTTCAGGCTAGTTACAAAATTCGGACAAAAAGGTGTATTGAATTTAGGCAAGATGGTACCTTTATTGGGCGGAGTGATTGGTGGAAGTTTCGATGCAGTGAGTACTAAAACCATTGCTTTTGCTGCAAAAGAAACCTTCAAATCAGGTGCTTATAATGATGGGACAATTATAATTGATATGTAG
- a CDS encoding FxLYD domain-containing protein has protein sequence MKKLTILMFSLLFILTACGDSKQTISQSADKESKTDKTEESANTEVKANAKLEIEDSGSNVWSDSIDSIWINTAAIFKNTGDVPVDIGETQMNYKGKDGSILGTSTMIYAVPEIVQPGESAIIVEGTTLDEATSLDNFAETTFNFNFDATEEDSNLMEVSAVKGIPSDYGYSVTGIVKNPTDVQQEDIRLAAILYDANGKILGGLSGSVDVGLAAGGEAGFELSYPPLPDNIGSKVNKIEVKSYGFTW, from the coding sequence ATGAAAAAACTTACGATATTAATGTTTAGTTTACTTTTCATATTGACTGCATGTGGAGATTCAAAACAAACAATTTCACAATCTGCAGATAAAGAAAGTAAAACTGATAAAACTGAAGAAAGTGCAAATACTGAAGTAAAAGCCAATGCTAAATTAGAAATTGAAGATTCAGGATCTAATGTATGGAGCGACTCTATTGACTCAATATGGATCAATACAGCAGCCATTTTTAAAAACACAGGCGATGTGCCAGTTGATATTGGTGAAACCCAAATGAATTACAAAGGAAAAGACGGTAGTATTTTAGGAACTTCAACTATGATTTATGCTGTTCCTGAAATTGTTCAGCCTGGAGAATCAGCAATTATCGTAGAAGGCACAACACTCGATGAAGCAACATCACTGGATAATTTTGCTGAAACAACCTTTAATTTTAATTTTGATGCCACTGAAGAAGATTCAAACTTAATGGAAGTTAGTGCAGTTAAAGGGATTCCCAGTGACTACGGCTATAGTGTTACTGGTATTGTTAAAAACCCTACAGACGTTCAGCAAGAAGATATACGTCTTGCGGCCATTTTATATGATGCAAACGGTAAAATTTTAGGCGGATTATCAGGCAGTGTTGATGTAGGATTAGCTGCTGGCGGTGAAGCAGGATTTGAACTTAGCTACCCGCCCTTACCAGATAATATTGGTTCAAAAGTAAATAAAATCGAAGTAAAAAGTTACGGCTTCACTTGGTAA
- a CDS encoding YxiG family protein, protein MKNLKDVQYLLEHNVNGWEISSLDINYFAETISLIVESVKGQNIIKTHVTFKEVISYFIYQEPVVYDQESNKTYRLNDRKYNDNNFVSEIGYHQNGFGKIKIESLNRDLTAIEDISSNTNFYFQVNNKDHFFIEANKVQINDETFSDILQSSGNFKIQ, encoded by the coding sequence ATGAAAAATCTTAAAGATGTTCAGTATTTATTAGAGCACAATGTCAATGGGTGGGAAATTTCTTCTTTAGATATAAACTATTTCGCTGAAACGATTTCCCTTATAGTTGAAAGTGTGAAAGGCCAAAATATTATTAAAACGCATGTAACTTTTAAAGAAGTTATTTCTTATTTTATTTATCAGGAACCGGTCGTGTATGATCAGGAGTCAAACAAAACGTATAGGTTAAATGACCGCAAATATAATGATAATAATTTTGTTAGTGAAATTGGCTACCATCAGAATGGATTCGGAAAAATTAAAATTGAAAGTTTAAACCGAGATTTAACAGCGATTGAAGATATCAGTTCAAATACAAATTTTTACTTCCAGGTGAATAATAAAGATCACTTTTTTATTGAAGCGAACAAAGTTCAAATCAATGATGAAACATTTAGTGATATACTTCAAAGCAGTGGTAATTTTAAAATTCAATAG
- a CDS encoding MBL fold metallo-hydrolase, giving the protein MEVHKIVIPTPYAVGDVNAFLVKGEALTLFDAGPKTEEAYEAIKWGLHSAGYDLKDVEQVVLTHHHPDHAGWIDAFPAAEVLGHQYVDYWMKKEPEFLQYHERFFKKLLIEQGVPEKYVNRILHVKGEIELFGTIPLTGYLKEGDEVPGHPGLKVYETPGHAQSHLIFVDETTRECIGGDLLLERTSSNPLIEPPLDLSMERPKSLLQYNESLKRLKNLEISKVYAGHGGELTNIEPLIDERLEKQRQRALKVYGLLQTPQTNFEMTTQLFERIYQQQLGLTLSETLGQFDYLVDQGMVEIEERDGIHYYKKSDISRHASREANKSLNKTGY; this is encoded by the coding sequence ATGGAAGTACATAAAATTGTTATACCGACACCATATGCAGTGGGAGATGTAAATGCTTTTCTAGTAAAGGGGGAGGCACTGACATTATTCGATGCAGGTCCGAAAACGGAAGAAGCATATGAAGCAATCAAATGGGGTTTACACAGTGCAGGTTATGACTTGAAAGACGTGGAACAAGTCGTGCTGACACATCATCATCCGGACCATGCCGGTTGGATCGATGCATTTCCAGCGGCGGAAGTATTAGGGCATCAATATGTTGATTACTGGATGAAGAAAGAACCGGAATTTCTGCAGTATCATGAGCGGTTTTTTAAAAAGCTTTTAATCGAGCAAGGAGTACCGGAAAAATACGTAAACCGGATTTTACATGTTAAAGGGGAAATTGAGTTATTCGGTACGATTCCATTGACTGGCTATTTAAAAGAGGGGGATGAAGTGCCAGGTCATCCTGGTTTGAAAGTATATGAAACACCCGGTCATGCACAAAGCCATCTGATTTTTGTCGACGAGACTACTCGGGAATGTATCGGTGGAGATTTACTGCTGGAACGCACATCATCGAATCCATTAATCGAGCCACCACTAGATTTATCGATGGAACGTCCTAAATCATTGCTGCAGTATAATGAATCACTCAAGCGACTGAAAAATTTAGAGATTTCAAAAGTGTACGCGGGGCACGGAGGGGAACTGACAAATATCGAACCACTCATCGATGAGCGCTTGGAAAAACAAAGACAACGTGCATTAAAAGTATACGGTCTGCTTCAAACACCGCAGACAAATTTTGAAATGACTACTCAATTATTTGAACGCATTTACCAGCAGCAGTTAGGATTGACACTATCGGAAACATTAGGGCAGTTTGATTACTTGGTCGATCAAGGGATGGTCGAGATTGAAGAGCGGGATGGGATTCATTATTATAAGAAAAGTGATATTTCCCGTCATGCTTCAAGAGAAGCGAATAAATCATTAAATAAAACAGGGTATTAA
- the proC gene encoding pyrroline-5-carboxylate reductase, whose translation MQKIIFIGAGSMAEALIHGWIKKNVINPHALFISNRSNKERLNELVESYNVNLLEDHTHLPDADLVILAMKPKDARAAMEVIAPHLSADTAILSVLAGVSIDTIELHLGSRPIARVMPNTSATIGMSASGIAFNNHVTDVKRALYIQMLEAIGIVIEVEEEKLHAVTALSGSGPAYLYYLVEAFEQAGAEFGLSKEIVRELMVQTIAGSAEMLKSGNLEPSLLRKKVTSPGGTTEAGIKALESMSFNEAIVNCVRSAENRSRELAREE comes from the coding sequence ATGCAAAAAATTATTTTTATTGGCGCAGGCTCGATGGCAGAAGCACTCATTCATGGATGGATTAAAAAGAATGTCATCAACCCGCATGCCCTGTTTATATCCAATCGGTCGAATAAAGAACGTCTAAACGAACTGGTGGAAAGCTATAATGTCAACCTATTGGAGGACCATACACACTTGCCGGATGCAGACCTCGTGATTTTAGCAATGAAACCGAAAGATGCGCGTGCTGCTATGGAAGTCATCGCACCCCATCTAAGTGCTGATACTGCAATTTTATCGGTACTGGCTGGTGTCAGCATTGATACGATTGAACTGCATCTCGGCAGCCGCCCAATCGCTCGTGTAATGCCGAACACCTCCGCAACAATCGGCATGTCTGCATCCGGCATTGCATTCAATAACCATGTAACAGACGTGAAGCGTGCGCTTTATATTCAAATGTTAGAAGCGATTGGCATTGTAATCGAAGTGGAGGAAGAAAAACTTCATGCAGTTACAGCCCTTTCCGGAAGTGGTCCTGCCTATTTATACTATTTGGTTGAAGCATTTGAACAGGCTGGTGCTGAGTTCGGTCTATCAAAGGAAATTGTACGGGAACTGATGGTACAGACGATTGCTGGTTCCGCGGAAATGCTAAAATCCGGTAATTTGGAACCTTCCCTACTGCGCAAAAAAGTAACAAGTCCAGGAGGAACGACTGAAGCCGGGATCAAGGCACTTGAATCGATGTCCTTTAACGAAGCGATTGTGAACTGTGTTCGAAGTGCCGAAAACCGTTCAAGGGAACTGGCGCGTGAGGAATAA
- a CDS encoding pilus assembly protein PilB has product MRKTSIAKMLIAPIIVALVTTLSIVFIEGVFRSEIMPPSTAEKIQLAVLLYLGIYLFTIIFVVPIDIYLTNRIKNKILFFVLTNVIGLFLVWCIDLWFFTLGGFMSIYLIFPLFSILTLIRFNSDAK; this is encoded by the coding sequence ATGAGAAAGACTTCTATTGCAAAGATGCTAATTGCCCCGATAATAGTAGCATTAGTTACCACATTAAGTATCGTATTTATCGAAGGAGTATTCCGATCCGAAATAATGCCTCCTTCGACAGCTGAGAAAATACAGCTTGCTGTACTGCTCTATTTAGGAATCTATTTATTTACTATTATCTTTGTAGTCCCTATTGATATTTATTTAACTAATAGAATAAAAAACAAAATACTATTTTTTGTTCTAACAAATGTTATCGGTTTATTTTTGGTGTGGTGCATTGATCTTTGGTTCTTTACTCTTGGTGGTTTTATGTCTATATATTTGATTTTCCCATTGTTCTCAATTTTAACGTTAATACGATTCAATTCTGATGCGAAATAA
- a CDS encoding phosphoadenosine phosphosulfate sulfotransferase: MNFGKVGFLVILLGISLLSACGQKTVIFSGEGENWRVQIEYEHRGEDSKKTGYIKYIGTEPIPKEIEYSFTVVSSSGKGALGSDGVMSLGISECSPCTSPSEDSEIVGLIKWNNQSETITITGE; encoded by the coding sequence ATGAATTTTGGAAAAGTTGGTTTTTTGGTTATCTTGCTCGGTATTTCTCTTCTATCTGCTTGTGGACAGAAAACCGTTATATTTTCTGGGGAAGGTGAAAACTGGAGAGTTCAAATTGAATATGAACATAGGGGTGAAGATAGTAAAAAAACTGGTTACATTAAATATATTGGTACAGAACCAATTCCAAAAGAAATTGAATATTCGTTCACTGTTGTTTCTTCTTCTGGAAAAGGAGCATTAGGTTCAGATGGGGTCATGTCATTGGGAATAAGTGAGTGCAGTCCTTGTACCTCTCCAAGTGAGGATTCGGAAATTGTAGGATTAATAAAATGGAACAATCAATCAGAAACAATTACCATAACAGGAGAGTAA
- a CDS encoding ArsR/SmtB family transcription factor: MEPIDVFKALSNETRLNILEWLKEPEKHFPKQGAHLPKEVSYKGGVCVGDIQEKAKISQSTVSSYLNMMQKAGILESIRHGQWTYYRRNEEFIQQLAEYFKTDI, from the coding sequence ATGGAACCTATTGATGTATTCAAAGCATTATCGAATGAAACAAGACTCAATATCTTAGAGTGGTTAAAGGAACCCGAGAAACATTTCCCAAAACAAGGCGCTCACCTACCGAAGGAGGTAAGTTACAAGGGTGGAGTATGTGTTGGGGATATTCAGGAAAAGGCCAAAATTTCTCAATCTACTGTTTCTAGCTACTTAAATATGATGCAAAAAGCTGGTATACTTGAGTCGATTCGCCATGGACAATGGACATACTACAGACGTAATGAAGAATTTATTCAACAGTTAGCTGAATACTTTAAAACAGATATCTAA
- a CDS encoding DMT family transporter: MRFIFYLFAFLAGAALSFEGAIYAELGKTIGQIETSFYNFFMGSIIMGLLWLFFGKGRISYTLEAPKWALLGGLLGVVYLTSIVVSVPFVGVGITMVAVIIGQLVMSMTIEHFGWLGSKKNKINKEKIYAVISMIIALILIN, from the coding sequence ATGCGCTTTATATTTTATCTATTTGCTTTTTTAGCTGGAGCAGCACTTAGCTTTGAAGGCGCAATTTACGCTGAACTAGGAAAAACAATCGGACAAATAGAAACAAGCTTTTATAACTTCTTTATGGGCTCAATCATCATGGGGCTTTTGTGGCTCTTTTTTGGAAAAGGCAGGATTTCCTATACATTGGAGGCACCTAAATGGGCATTGCTTGGAGGGCTCTTAGGTGTTGTTTATTTAACTTCCATCGTTGTAAGTGTTCCATTCGTCGGAGTAGGCATAACAATGGTTGCTGTCATCATCGGGCAATTGGTGATGAGTATGACGATCGAGCATTTCGGGTGGTTAGGTAGTAAGAAAAATAAGATTAATAAAGAAAAAATATATGCAGTTATTTCAATGATCATTGCACTTATATTAATAAATTAG
- a CDS encoding DMT family transporter → MGLFMILFTLIGGITLSAQSSINGTFSQKAGTIETTFLTFLTGTMFLTIFILFFGNGNLLGILEAPKWQLSAAFLGTMYLLLTVMAVPRIGVIATSIAGIAGQLVIGVIIDHFGWFNSLVIELDVKRTFALFFMFISLYFIYKGNKHTTDDTVA, encoded by the coding sequence ATGGGATTATTTATGATTCTATTCACATTGATTGGCGGTATCACATTAAGCGCACAATCATCTATCAATGGTACATTTAGTCAAAAAGCCGGAACAATTGAAACAACATTTTTAACCTTTCTCACTGGGACAATGTTTTTGACCATATTTATTTTATTTTTTGGTAACGGGAATTTGCTAGGAATTTTAGAGGCGCCAAAATGGCAATTAAGTGCAGCGTTTTTAGGTACTATGTATTTACTGTTGACAGTTATGGCAGTACCACGAATTGGAGTGATTGCAACCAGTATTGCTGGTATAGCTGGTCAACTAGTAATCGGAGTGATTATTGATCATTTCGGGTGGTTCAATAGTTTAGTCATAGAATTAGATGTTAAACGAACCTTTGCCTTATTCTTTATGTTTATCTCCCTATATTTTATCTATAAAGGAAATAAACATACTACCGATGATACTGTTGCATAA
- a CDS encoding nucleotidyltransferase family protein has translation MDYELELTNIIKSDQLMMSILKTVQELQLNDCWVAAGVIRNKIWDYLHNVQTEINDIDVIYFDELNSSIESEKALESELQKSMPHLPWSVKNQARMHVKNRLSPYSSSFESVAHFPETPTAVAVRLNNNQIEILAPYGLNDLFEGLVRPTPPFNPDSKLHPIYSNRVQSKNWGSIWNTLKIDSE, from the coding sequence TTGGATTACGAATTAGAGTTAACGAACATTATAAAATCAGATCAACTTATGATGTCGATTTTAAAAACCGTGCAAGAATTACAATTAAATGATTGCTGGGTCGCAGCGGGTGTTATTCGAAATAAAATTTGGGATTACTTACATAATGTACAAACTGAAATAAATGATATTGATGTTATATATTTTGACGAGTTGAATAGTTCAATAGAGTCTGAAAAAGCGTTAGAATCCGAGTTGCAAAAGAGTATGCCTCATCTGCCCTGGTCCGTAAAAAATCAAGCCAGAATGCATGTTAAAAACAGACTTTCTCCCTATTCATCATCATTTGAAAGTGTTGCTCATTTCCCTGAAACTCCAACTGCAGTAGCCGTTCGTTTAAATAACAATCAGATAGAAATCTTAGCTCCTTATGGCTTAAATGATTTATTTGAAGGACTAGTTAGACCTACTCCTCCATTTAATCCAGACTCCAAATTACATCCTATTTATTCAAATCGAGTACAAAGTAAAAATTGGGGTTCTATTTGGAATACATTAAAAATTGATTCGGAATAA
- a CDS encoding cohesin, with amino-acid sequence MITLSNKNNKENKQASNDQSKLGTLYEIAKDFSPILSTDAKSKIEEIAKEFLPADQANRMSNAFASMKSQPKSQEEIAKEFLPANNQTNRMSNAFAPIKSQQKSLEEIAKEFPPTKDQAFKRDNGANFDK; translated from the coding sequence ATGATAACATTGTCAAATAAGAACAATAAAGAAAACAAGCAGGCAAGTAATGATCAATCGAAGCTAGGTACTCTTTACGAAATCGCGAAAGATTTTTCACCCATCCTTTCAACCGATGCTAAATCCAAAATCGAAGAAATTGCAAAAGAGTTCCTTCCTGCTGATCAAGCTAACCGAATGTCCAATGCATTTGCTTCAATGAAATCACAACCGAAAAGCCAGGAAGAAATTGCGAAAGAATTCCTCCCTGCAAATAATCAAACAAATCGAATGTCCAATGCGTTTGCTCCGATAAAATCACAACAGAAGAGCCTAGAAGAGATTGCAAAGGAATTCCCCCCTACTAAAGACCAAGCATTTAAGCGTGATAATGGTGCGAATTTTGATAAGTAG
- a CDS encoding transglycosylase domain-containing protein translates to MRRTERRQQQKLTGRIWSKVKNKKIMVKVLAVSSVFLLCFFLIFNIFVWASDVSKLEEPTPQPTIIYDQNGDIASKVMGSKTDGVSIGQIPEHLIHAVIATEDQKFYKHGGINMIGIVRALTQNMMSGEIVAGGSTITQQLAKNVFLTQERTYTRKLKELILTKKIERTYDKDEIMERYLNQIYFGEGAWGIQRASETYFGKDVSELTLGESAMLAGLIKAPSVLSPLKDMNKSVQRRDLVLALMEKEGYITQNDAKKAKEQPIELEGKKMDDYKGKYPYYVDHIIDEAIEQYGLTENEVLSGGLHIYTELNPAIQNAVEQVYKDNEMFPEGQSDQLIQSGAIFINPSTGGITALIGGRGEHTFRGFNRATQLKRQPASTMKPLAAYTPALEQGYEIYDKLQDSPINIDGYQPMNYDKRFHGEVTMYEALVNSYNIPPVWLLNKMGLKNGINAVERFGIKLKEEDHNLGLALGGLSEGVSPLQMAQAYSTFPNDGVMVAAHSIQKIEDADGEVIAKWHHNETSVTKPLVAQEITYMLKGVVEEGSAKNAQVEGWEVAGKTGTTELPFANSGGAKDHWFVGYTPEIVGAVWMGYDQTDENHYLMGTGGSTVTKIFKAALAESMTEFNQKEFNLPLLGKQLKEQEKIEEAQRKKEKEIKKKEKKGKDKEKKEKEKEKKEKDKEKKEKEKEKKEKEKEKKEKEKEKKDKEKENKKEEKE, encoded by the coding sequence GTGAGAAGAACGGAAAGAAGACAGCAACAAAAATTAACCGGGCGGATATGGAGTAAGGTTAAAAATAAAAAAATAATGGTGAAGGTTTTAGCAGTGAGTTCAGTATTTTTATTATGCTTTTTCCTCATATTTAATATTTTTGTTTGGGCAAGCGATGTCAGTAAACTAGAAGAACCCACTCCGCAGCCAACGATTATTTATGATCAAAATGGAGATATAGCCAGCAAGGTAATGGGTTCTAAAACAGATGGGGTCAGTATAGGACAGATTCCGGAACATCTTATTCATGCTGTAATTGCAACGGAAGACCAGAAGTTTTACAAGCATGGTGGAATTAATATGATAGGGATTGTTCGGGCATTGACTCAAAACATGATGAGTGGAGAAATAGTGGCTGGAGGCAGTACGATTACACAGCAGTTAGCTAAAAATGTCTTTCTAACACAAGAACGTACATATACGAGAAAGTTAAAAGAACTCATATTGACGAAGAAAATTGAACGAACATACGATAAAGACGAAATAATGGAACGGTACTTAAACCAGATTTACTTTGGTGAAGGCGCATGGGGCATACAGCGTGCTTCCGAAACGTACTTCGGCAAAGATGTTAGTGAATTAACATTAGGTGAGTCGGCTATGCTTGCGGGGTTGATTAAAGCGCCGTCAGTTTTGTCACCATTAAAAGATATGAATAAATCAGTTCAACGGAGAGACCTTGTTCTAGCATTAATGGAAAAGGAAGGTTACATAACTCAAAACGATGCAAAAAAAGCAAAAGAACAACCTATCGAATTAGAGGGCAAAAAGATGGATGATTATAAGGGGAAATATCCTTATTATGTAGACCATATTATTGACGAAGCGATCGAACAATACGGGCTTACAGAAAATGAGGTACTTTCGGGTGGACTTCATATTTATACAGAACTTAATCCTGCAATACAAAATGCAGTTGAACAGGTATATAAAGATAATGAAATGTTTCCTGAAGGGCAATCGGACCAGTTAATCCAAAGTGGAGCAATCTTCATCAATCCCTCAACCGGAGGAATCACTGCACTAATTGGAGGTAGAGGGGAACATACTTTTAGAGGATTTAATCGAGCTACTCAATTAAAACGTCAGCCTGCGTCAACTATGAAACCATTGGCGGCGTATACTCCTGCTTTGGAGCAAGGATACGAAATCTATGATAAGTTACAAGATTCACCTATTAATATTGACGGGTATCAACCAATGAACTATGACAAACGATTCCATGGTGAAGTAACGATGTATGAAGCATTGGTAAATTCATACAACATCCCACCGGTATGGTTATTAAATAAAATGGGATTGAAAAACGGTATAAATGCTGTTGAGCGTTTTGGTATTAAATTAAAAGAAGAGGATCATAATTTAGGTTTAGCACTTGGTGGTTTAAGTGAGGGTGTATCGCCTTTACAAATGGCTCAGGCATATTCCACATTTCCTAATGATGGTGTAATGGTAGCAGCACACTCTATACAAAAAATTGAAGATGCAGATGGCGAGGTCATTGCTAAGTGGCATCATAATGAGACGAGTGTTACGAAGCCCCTAGTCGCTCAAGAAATAACATATATGCTTAAGGGCGTTGTTGAAGAAGGTTCAGCAAAGAACGCTCAAGTGGAAGGATGGGAAGTAGCAGGTAAAACGGGCACGACCGAGCTTCCTTTTGCGAATTCAGGGGGCGCGAAGGATCATTGGTTTGTTGGATATACGCCAGAAATTGTTGGGGCAGTTTGGATGGGATATGATCAAACAGATGAAAATCATTATTTGATGGGAACTGGCGGATCTACTGTCACAAAGATTTTCAAAGCAGCTTTGGCTGAATCTATGACGGAATTTAACCAAAAAGAATTTAACTTACCTCTACTAGGCAAACAGCTAAAAGAGCAGGAGAAGATAGAGGAAGCGCAGAGGAAGAAAGAGAAAGAGATAAAGAAAAAAGAGAAGAAGGGGAAGGATAAAGAGAAGAAGGAGAAAGAAAAAGAGAAGAAAGAGAAGGATAAGGAGAAGAAAGAGAAAGAAAAAGAGAAGAAAGAGAAAGAAAAAGAGAAGAAAGAGAAAGAAAAAGAGAAGAAAGACAAGGAAAAGGAGAACAAAAAGGAGGAAAAAGAGTAA
- a CDS encoding tRNA U-34 5-methylaminomethyl-2-thiouridine biosynthesis protein: protein MKNIIGLIIGTFAGWLIWGYFTGEFSGERFFMFLMGIIMGYIIGRIKPKGKKFDLET, encoded by the coding sequence ATGAAAAATATAATTGGTTTAATAATAGGAACTTTTGCAGGTTGGCTAATATGGGGATATTTTACGGGTGAATTTTCAGGGGAAAGGTTTTTCATGTTTTTAATGGGAATCATTATGGGGTACATTATCGGTAGAATTAAACCAAAGGGAAAAAAGTTTGATTTAGAAACTTGA
- a CDS encoding NUDIX hydrolase, giving the protein MGYIMELRKKIGTDPIIMVGACVLILNEKAQLLLQQRKDNKSWGLPGGAMELGESLEEVAVREMEEETGLIPTRLKLLKTFSGKEFYYKYPHGDEVYNVVTAFICKNYEGSIKYDESEAIDIGFFDLSDLPLRISPPDYLVIMDFLKTQHSI; this is encoded by the coding sequence CTGGGATATATTATGGAGTTACGAAAGAAGATTGGTACGGATCCCATAATTATGGTGGGAGCTTGCGTTTTAATATTGAATGAGAAAGCACAACTGCTTCTCCAACAGAGAAAAGATAATAAAAGCTGGGGACTTCCTGGTGGGGCAATGGAATTAGGTGAAAGCTTGGAAGAGGTAGCAGTAAGGGAAATGGAAGAAGAAACCGGATTAATCCCAACACGGTTAAAATTATTAAAAACATTTTCAGGTAAAGAATTTTATTACAAATATCCTCATGGTGATGAGGTTTATAACGTCGTTACTGCATTTATCTGTAAAAACTATGAAGGTTCAATTAAATACGATGAATCAGAAGCCATTGATATAGGATTTTTTGATTTATCAGATTTACCTCTACGTATAAGTCCACCAGATTATTTAGTAATTATGGATTTCTTAAAAACACAACATTCAATTTAA
- a CDS encoding UDP-N-acetylmuramyl pentapeptide phosphotransferase, producing the protein MLYFTLLIGLFLVIMTTKLTQKFKLSSIWLIVGQISASLIIILFGDLEVSYINQIELGFLAIPFSLLFLVGFTNVMNIEQEQQPLILLLPCISLLCLSTAALIMGNSFVSISGLFAVLTIMLCRSVLGGKVLGRPFTISLGFVIAVLSLSLLKFSFVTIYIPIFTLALPLAIYLFLQNKITSAQSMIISASVAVLFGLLMFVIPFNVVWYMVVGATVILAISQLSSKYRFI; encoded by the coding sequence TTGTTATATTTCACACTATTAATAGGCTTGTTTCTAGTCATAATGACAACGAAGCTTACTCAAAAATTTAAATTATCAAGCATTTGGTTGATAGTAGGTCAAATTAGCGCATCATTAATCATTATATTGTTTGGCGATCTTGAGGTTAGTTATATTAATCAAATTGAATTAGGATTCTTGGCAATTCCATTTTCTTTATTATTCCTAGTAGGATTTACTAATGTAATGAATATAGAACAAGAGCAGCAACCATTAATCTTGCTGTTACCATGTATTTCTTTACTTTGTCTTTCTACAGCTGCTCTTATTATGGGGAATTCATTTGTTTCAATATCCGGGCTATTTGCTGTTTTAACAATTATGTTGTGTCGCTCTGTTTTAGGGGGAAAGGTTTTAGGAAGACCCTTTACTATATCGCTCGGTTTTGTAATAGCAGTGCTGTCACTATCATTACTTAAGTTTTCTTTTGTCACAATTTACATTCCGATTTTTACTTTAGCATTACCGTTAGCAATTTATCTTTTCTTACAAAATAAAATAACTAGTGCACAATCAATGATTATTAGTGCTTCAGTAGCAGTATTGTTCGGGTTACTAATGTTTGTCATTCCATTTAATGTAGTATGGTACATGGTCGTTGGGGCAACTGTTATTTTGGCCATTTCACAATTATCCAGTAAGTATCGATTTATTTAG